The stretch of DNA AGGCCGACCTCGCGGGCAAGGTTGTGGGGGTCCAGGTGGATACCACCGGGCAGTTCACGGCGGAGGAGATCCCCGGCATCAAGGAGATCCGCAAATACGACACCATCATCCTCGCCTTCCAGGAGCTTGAGCTGGGCAGGATAGACGCCATCCTCAACGACTACCCCGTCAACGCCTACATGAGCAAGATACGCGGCCAGACGGAGGTGGTGGCCACCATCAAGACCGACGAGCAGTATGGGATCGGCATCCGCAAGGGCAACGACCAGCTCAAGGAGGCCATCAACAAGGCGCTGGCGGAGATGAAGAAGGACGGCACTTACGACAAGATCTTCAAGAAGTGGTTCGGGGAGGAATAGGCAAAAGCAATACGAGCTTGAAGATGTCCTGATGTCGGAGACGGCGGCCCGCGCGCGAAAGCGAGCGGGCCTTTCGCGTTGAAGGGAGGTGTGAAGGATAAACGGAAGGCTGAAGATCGTGCTCTGGGTTCTCGGCATCCTCGCCCTGGCCGCCGCGGTGGCCTTCTTGGCGGTGTTCCTCACCAGGTTCGAGGCGGGAAAGAAGTTCATGGACGAGTTCTTCAGCGGGCGGGTGTTCAAAAAGACCATGCCCTACGTGGCCAGGGGGCTGTGGGTGACCATCAAGCTCGCGCTGATCTCGGAGGTGTGCATCCTGGCCGCGGGCCTCATGGTGGCCTTGGTGAGGATATCGCGACTCATACCCCTGCGCTTCCTGGCCGCGGTGTACATCGATGTCATCAGGGGCATGCCCCTCCTGCTGCAGATCTTCATCGTCTATTTCGGGCTCGCCTACATGGGCATCAACTTGAGCCAGTTCGTGGCGGGGGTGATCGCCCTCACCATCTGCTACGCGGCATACGAGGCGGAGATTTTCCGCGCCGGCATCGAGTCCATACACAAGGGGCAGATGGAGGCGGCGCGTTCCCTGGGCATGGGCTACCTGAAGGCCATGCGCTATGTG from Actinomycetota bacterium encodes:
- a CDS encoding amino acid ABC transporter permease; translation: MDEFFSGRVFKKTMPYVARGLWVTIKLALISEVCILAAGLMVALVRISRLIPLRFLAAVYIDVIRGMPLLLQIFIVYFGLAYMGINLSQFVAGVIALTICYAAYEAEIFRAGIESIHKGQMEAARSLGMGYLKAMRYVVLPQAIRNVIPPLSNEFIALLKDTALVATIGLAEVFFRGREMMGKYASVTPLMGAALCYLIITLPLMRLVQFMTTRLSMKD